One genomic region from Euzebya tangerina encodes:
- a CDS encoding bifunctional [glutamine synthetase] adenylyltransferase/[glutamine synthetase]-adenylyl-L-tyrosine phosphorylase, whose translation MEPRQVTLGAAADRDLAESALRRLEPADLPTSELGCRRLGVVLGASPAAADLAARDRWLLHVLDTPTLPDPTEAVAASDAAGLRQAHRRGLFLIAVRDLMGEFDTPRAAEALSDLADAVLQRSHLLARAEMGEPAADLAVMAMGKLGGRELNYVSDVDVIFVHRGEQQAAVKLAQRVLDLAGSCVEMDANLRPEGRSGALSRTVESYLEYHQRWGRTWEVQALVKMRHAAGPAELGTQLHAALEPLIWPGSRAPDTVADVQQMKGEVERSRPVRRDGIRQLKLAPGGLRDIEFAVQLLQLVHGPTDVSLRAAGTLPALQALARGGYVDEGDAQLFGDAYRFLRTVEHRLQLWGLRRTHTIPAADAERHRLAIVLGFRDLPARSALEEFDRELERVRRGVRRLHEKLFFRPLLGTVAAWASSDRLDGGLDRSAAKKRLEALGFVAPSRALGDVEALANGTTRTARQLRVALPAMLEALATGPDPDAGLRAVRDVADALAGRPGFLRLIRDNPSHAAVLARVLATSPRLARWFVHQPEALRLLTDRVALRVDPSTEEEVRTAIAVVGRGGGTGGLDALRRHARRTLLRTALRVVLGDADVHQAGREMSDLGEGLLAGALHAADNRFGDGARLGILAMGRFGGRELGFPSDLDVVFVHEGDAAVADRKAGAVIEMLGSTAPVAGTFDVDAGLRPEGRAGPLTRSVASTLRYYQEWAKPWELFALTQARPAGGETELVAELLEGVTDQVYRTDATRVRAVRRMKARLESERVRSREDLKLGPGGLADIEWTVQLLRMVHGRDAVDLRSPGTARGISLLHEHGWLSDTESEWLADGWQLFSEVRNGVFLLGERRTDQLPVAPERRAQLAALLGVDGLQALEESVARARRRVRRVMEQRFYD comes from the coding sequence GTGGAACCGCGGCAGGTGACGCTCGGCGCTGCTGCTGACCGCGACCTGGCCGAGTCCGCGCTGCGACGGTTGGAGCCCGCGGACCTTCCCACCTCGGAGCTCGGCTGCCGGCGGCTGGGTGTGGTGCTCGGGGCCTCGCCGGCCGCGGCCGACCTGGCTGCACGTGACCGCTGGCTGCTCCACGTCCTGGACACCCCCACGCTGCCCGACCCGACCGAGGCTGTGGCCGCGAGCGACGCCGCGGGCCTGCGGCAGGCGCACCGCCGCGGGCTGTTCCTGATCGCGGTTCGCGACCTGATGGGGGAGTTCGACACGCCACGGGCCGCGGAGGCACTCTCGGATCTGGCGGACGCCGTCCTCCAACGCTCTCACCTGCTGGCACGGGCCGAGATGGGCGAGCCTGCCGCCGACCTGGCGGTGATGGCGATGGGCAAGCTCGGCGGACGTGAGCTGAACTACGTCTCTGACGTCGATGTCATCTTCGTCCACCGCGGCGAGCAGCAGGCCGCGGTGAAGCTCGCCCAGCGGGTCCTGGACCTGGCCGGCAGCTGTGTCGAGATGGACGCCAACCTGCGTCCGGAGGGACGGAGCGGCGCCCTGTCACGGACCGTGGAGTCCTACCTGGAGTACCACCAGCGCTGGGGTCGCACCTGGGAGGTCCAGGCCCTGGTGAAGATGCGTCACGCGGCTGGCCCCGCGGAACTCGGCACGCAGCTGCACGCCGCCCTGGAACCCCTGATCTGGCCGGGCAGCCGCGCGCCGGACACCGTCGCCGACGTCCAGCAGATGAAGGGAGAGGTCGAGCGGTCCAGGCCCGTGCGCCGCGACGGCATCCGACAGCTGAAGCTTGCCCCTGGCGGACTGCGGGACATCGAGTTCGCCGTGCAACTGCTGCAGTTGGTCCATGGACCGACCGATGTGAGCCTGCGAGCAGCGGGCACGTTGCCAGCCCTCCAGGCGCTGGCCCGAGGTGGCTACGTCGACGAAGGCGACGCCCAGCTGTTCGGCGACGCCTACCGCTTCCTGCGGACGGTGGAACACCGCCTGCAACTGTGGGGGCTCCGCCGAACCCACACCATCCCCGCGGCCGACGCCGAGCGGCACCGACTCGCCATCGTCCTCGGGTTCCGGGATCTTCCCGCCCGGTCCGCTCTGGAGGAGTTCGACCGAGAACTGGAACGAGTGCGCCGTGGAGTCCGTCGCCTCCACGAGAAGCTCTTCTTCCGCCCGCTGCTCGGCACGGTGGCGGCATGGGCGTCCAGCGATCGCCTCGACGGGGGGCTCGACCGCAGTGCGGCCAAGAAGCGTCTGGAGGCGCTCGGCTTCGTCGCGCCGTCCCGGGCACTGGGCGACGTCGAGGCGCTGGCCAACGGCACCACGCGGACCGCGCGACAGTTGCGGGTGGCGCTCCCTGCGATGCTCGAAGCCCTCGCCACCGGACCGGACCCCGATGCGGGCCTCAGGGCCGTGCGGGATGTGGCCGACGCACTCGCCGGACGGCCGGGGTTCCTGCGCCTGATCAGGGACAACCCGTCACACGCTGCCGTTCTGGCTCGTGTGCTGGCCACCAGCCCGCGACTGGCGCGGTGGTTCGTCCATCAGCCGGAGGCGCTGCGCCTCCTCACCGATCGAGTGGCCCTGCGCGTCGATCCGTCGACCGAGGAGGAGGTGCGAACCGCCATCGCCGTGGTCGGTCGCGGCGGCGGAACCGGTGGTCTGGATGCCCTGCGGCGACACGCGCGGCGAACGCTGCTACGGACGGCCCTGCGGGTGGTCCTTGGGGATGCCGACGTCCATCAGGCCGGCCGGGAGATGTCCGACCTCGGTGAGGGGCTCCTCGCCGGTGCGCTGCACGCCGCCGACAACCGGTTCGGCGACGGGGCGCGACTCGGCATCCTCGCCATGGGTCGATTCGGCGGCCGGGAGCTCGGATTCCCCTCCGATCTGGATGTGGTCTTCGTCCACGAGGGTGACGCAGCCGTGGCCGACCGCAAAGCCGGCGCGGTCATCGAGATGCTCGGCTCCACCGCGCCCGTGGCAGGGACGTTCGACGTCGATGCGGGCCTTCGTCCCGAAGGCCGGGCCGGGCCGCTCACGCGCAGCGTCGCCTCGACGCTGCGCTACTACCAGGAGTGGGCCAAGCCGTGGGAGCTGTTCGCCCTCACCCAGGCACGGCCGGCCGGCGGGGAAACCGAGCTGGTGGCCGAACTCCTGGAGGGTGTCACCGATCAGGTCTACCGGACCGACGCCACACGAGTGCGGGCGGTCCGGCGGATGAAGGCGCGGCTCGAGTCCGAGCGCGTCCGGTCGAGGGAGGATCTGAAGCTCGGCCCTGGCGGCCTGGCGGACATCGAGTGGACGGTCCAGCTGCTGCGGATGGTCCACGGTCGCGATGCCGTGGACCTGCGCAGCCCCGGGACCGCACGCGGCATCTCCCTGCTCCACGAGCACGGCTGGTTGAGTGACACCGAGAGCGAGTGGCTGGCCGATGGTTGGCAGTTGTTCTCCGAGGTCCGAAACGGGGTGTTCCTGTTGGGTGAGCGACGGACCGACCAGTTGCCGGTCGCCCCGGAACGCCGTGCGCAGCTGGCAGCGCTCCTCGGCGTGGACGGCCTGCAGGCCCTCGAGGAGTCGGTCGCTCGAGCGCGACGTCGAGTCCGGCGGGTCATGGAGCAGCGCTTCTACGACTGA
- a CDS encoding trypsin-like serine protease: protein MRSIVLTLLLAISLLPATATSAAPIQDGAAPDDDAFHIINGVPADPGEYPGMAAVIEVTQGFGQFCGGTLIDPEWVMTAAHCFFDPRTGERDSQPEDLAVALDTVDWRQGGERLAISEIVIHPAYDAITSANDIALMRLATPAQTPPSAIVQAGQTELYEPGRAAVVTGYGATTPFGENPSPILLEVGVPLVSDAACQQGYPTLVGDRMVCAGDPGTEQSPGNDSCQGDSGGPLWTDRGDGVLAVIGVTSFGGLCGVQDPGVYTEVLTYVGWLAGIIDGTIGPGDPDPTTPAPPAAAPQRITVDGSGTSDPVGQAVAISQTSFRDGEGQYGVIATSTRFPDALAGSTLAFGVAPLLFTGPDGRLDEDTLNELRRVVPAGGTIYVLGGVAAIPASADTQLTDLGFAVQRLAGSGREETASLVADQVLDPGDGITPVIGGTVVLATGSNWPDAVTVGELGSFWGPPILLTPTEFLSPFTAEALRRLAPERVLVAGGTVAIADSVVAEVEAITGAGSTTRLAGPTRFETAAQVSLFNRGLYGTQPPAVVVGVNLRRERDAFAHVLAASMLTGRFGGVFAAIEGDSGERIPQAVLDAVCGLDTQVLIAGDTDLISDAAASVLADATAGTGCTPTAPLDPGPIPGPGDPGGPGDPGDPGPSEPGDTVDLALGDIVTDTLDATTPARRYRFQGTAGEAIRIRLSGPQGDGPPLDTVVNLLTSDGRLIATDDDSGGNFSSLLQVTLPATGTYVIEATTFRQDGQGLYFLSVDPAPDAEAQSEITPEQPAQTVVMSGAPGTRVIVEMRALSNTTDPLLIEVENNTAVGGDDDGGGFPHARLDTTIGVSGQLVVQATVVGEAYGPFSLAVFSPGGDISFG from the coding sequence ATGCGGTCGATCGTTCTCACCCTGCTGCTCGCCATCTCGCTGCTCCCCGCCACCGCGACCAGCGCCGCTCCGATCCAGGATGGCGCCGCTCCCGATGATGACGCCTTCCACATCATCAACGGGGTCCCGGCCGACCCGGGGGAGTACCCCGGGATGGCGGCGGTGATCGAGGTCACGCAGGGCTTCGGCCAGTTCTGCGGCGGCACGCTCATCGATCCTGAGTGGGTCATGACAGCGGCCCACTGCTTCTTCGACCCGCGCACGGGGGAACGGGACAGCCAGCCCGAGGACCTTGCCGTGGCACTGGACACCGTGGACTGGCGGCAGGGCGGTGAGCGTCTGGCGATCAGCGAGATCGTCATCCATCCGGCCTACGACGCGATCACGAGCGCCAACGACATCGCCCTGATGCGGCTGGCCACACCGGCTCAGACCCCGCCCAGCGCGATCGTCCAGGCAGGACAGACCGAGCTGTACGAGCCTGGGCGCGCGGCCGTGGTCACCGGGTACGGCGCCACCACACCGTTCGGTGAGAACCCGTCCCCCATCCTGCTGGAGGTCGGCGTCCCGCTGGTGAGCGATGCCGCCTGCCAGCAGGGGTATCCGACCCTGGTGGGTGATCGGATGGTCTGCGCGGGCGACCCCGGGACCGAACAGTCGCCTGGCAACGACAGCTGCCAGGGAGACTCCGGCGGGCCGCTGTGGACCGATCGAGGCGACGGGGTGCTGGCCGTCATCGGTGTGACATCCTTCGGCGGGCTCTGCGGCGTCCAGGACCCCGGCGTGTACACCGAGGTGCTGACCTACGTCGGCTGGTTGGCCGGCATCATCGACGGAACCATCGGCCCTGGCGACCCCGACCCGACGACACCAGCCCCACCGGCCGCTGCCCCCCAGCGGATCACCGTCGACGGCAGCGGCACCAGCGACCCGGTCGGCCAGGCCGTGGCCATCTCCCAGACCAGCTTCCGCGACGGCGAAGGGCAGTACGGCGTCATCGCGACCTCCACCCGCTTCCCCGACGCGCTGGCCGGTTCCACCCTGGCCTTCGGCGTGGCACCGCTGCTGTTCACCGGACCCGACGGCCGGCTGGACGAGGACACCCTGAACGAGCTGCGCCGTGTCGTCCCGGCGGGCGGGACCATCTACGTGCTGGGTGGCGTCGCCGCGATCCCCGCCTCCGCGGACACCCAGTTGACCGACCTCGGCTTCGCGGTCCAGCGGCTCGCGGGATCCGGCCGGGAGGAGACGGCGTCCCTGGTCGCCGACCAGGTGCTCGACCCGGGTGACGGCATCACCCCCGTCATCGGCGGGACCGTTGTGCTGGCCACCGGGTCGAACTGGCCGGACGCGGTCACGGTCGGCGAGTTGGGATCTTTCTGGGGACCGCCGATCCTGCTGACACCGACGGAGTTCCTCAGCCCGTTCACGGCGGAGGCGCTCCGTCGCCTGGCCCCCGAGCGGGTCCTGGTCGCCGGCGGGACCGTGGCGATCGCCGACTCGGTGGTCGCCGAGGTCGAGGCGATCACGGGGGCCGGGAGCACCACCCGCCTGGCCGGGCCGACCCGATTCGAGACCGCTGCACAGGTGTCGCTGTTCAATCGGGGCCTGTACGGCACCCAGCCGCCGGCGGTGGTGGTCGGCGTCAACCTGCGCCGCGAGCGCGACGCCTTCGCCCACGTCCTGGCCGCCTCGATGCTGACCGGCCGTTTCGGCGGGGTGTTCGCCGCGATCGAGGGTGACAGCGGTGAACGGATTCCCCAGGCCGTCCTCGATGCCGTGTGCGGGCTGGACACCCAGGTGCTCATCGCCGGTGACACCGACCTGATCAGCGACGCCGCGGCGTCGGTGCTGGCCGATGCGACCGCCGGGACAGGATGCACGCCAACCGCCCCGCTGGACCCGGGACCCATCCCCGGTCCAGGCGACCCCGGTGGTCCGGGCGATCCGGGCGATCCCGGGCCGTCGGAGCCGGGCGACACCGTCGATCTGGCCCTGGGGGACATCGTGACCGACACCCTGGATGCCACGACCCCGGCCCGGCGGTACCGCTTCCAGGGCACCGCCGGTGAGGCCATCCGGATCCGCCTGTCCGGGCCACAGGGAGACGGGCCACCCCTTGACACGGTCGTCAACCTCCTCACCTCGGACGGGCGACTGATCGCGACCGACGATGACAGCGGCGGGAACTTCAGCTCCCTGTTGCAGGTCACGCTGCCCGCCACCGGGACCTACGTGATCGAGGCGACGACGTTCCGGCAGGACGGCCAAGGTCTGTACTTCCTCAGCGTCGACCCGGCACCGGATGCCGAGGCGCAGAGCGAGATCACGCCAGAGCAGCCGGCGCAGACCGTCGTGATGAGCGGCGCGCCCGGGACTCGGGTCATCGTGGAGATGCGGGCCCTGTCGAACACCACCGACCCGCTGCTGATCGAGGTGGAGAACAACACCGCGGTGGGCGGGGACGATGATGGCGGAGGCTTCCCCCACGCCCGGTTGGACACCACGATCGGCGTCAGCGGTCAGCTCGTCGTCCAGGCGACCGTGGTCGGGGAGGCGTACGGCCCCTTCTCGCTGGCGGTCTTCTCACCCGGCGGCGACATCAGCTTCGGCTGA
- a CDS encoding cell wall-binding repeat-containing protein yields MTTAAGKQTRVLGALGLLVIMTLTPLPAAVGQVTFTVDSTHMTGVAAEDDPSPGSCDPGDCSLREAVIAANTSPGQDRITFDGPGVIALARVDAISETEATNDLDITDDVVIAGPTDGDTVAITPAAMSGVEARVFDVQAGTALITDLLLRDGESTTGGGAVRVREGAALALGGMTFRTNRASIGGAIHVDGGELTVEDSTFDRNGANSRGGAIATTAAQALDVSTSVFEGNAAGRACCQQTAASGSGGAISLDGATGPATLDQSTFTRNVVEEDGVPGGQGGAVDARTAVTVSNSVFDTNGGPLTAVGGAVSLDSAGPTVSEIINTTLAGNAARTAGGGLFLSNGSLLQVGSSTVARNLATADDGGRGGGISVGGVGAVLQLTNTTISGNQSSLGGGGIHIADDQLTRSPASVRQPATLVELTHATVVDNGGSAAIASQTAGSRISVASTIIAAGRSANCFTPEPGQLESLGHNLESADQCNLDQTTDLPGTDPMIRPLAEDSGVPQGAAGDRSGEAHALRAGSPAIDAADPDRCPDPIAVDQRGVPRPQQDHCDIGAYELIGAFDLALAKSVSPRAMNVGETATFTLAISNPSPSTPGSVVVTDVVPDGLSITAATATQGSCEPPAGQTLTCALGEVEVDATVMVTVAVRATTAATYTNTATTIIDAGAGDDDPENNAASATLVVQETGVGCSGGTSQAGPTISDGITRIDGLNRIQTAIASSLAACGAGDAPAVVLTRSDLFPDAQAGTPLAVSLGAPLLLSQPDSLSVETEDEIRRVLLDGGTVYLLGGEVALSTEVEQRLADLGYGTVRYAGQNRFETATTIAEDGLGSPSTVLVADGGDFADSIVAGAASAGIDTISDTEPTETEPRETGPTETGPTEAASAGAAILLTSDITVPPETRDFLARQVTPPTVIAIGAAAATAFPDAEAVSGPTRFETAVAVAERFFETPTAVGIARADAFPDGLSGGALVGRPIVGPGPIILTASDALPSAAEGYLTTNADTIERALIFGGTAAVDAEVEMAIAAALGL; encoded by the coding sequence ATGACAACTGCTGCCGGGAAGCAAACCCGAGTGCTCGGCGCGCTCGGGCTGCTCGTCATCATGACGCTCACGCCGCTCCCCGCCGCCGTCGGTCAGGTGACCTTCACCGTCGACAGCACCCACATGACGGGCGTCGCCGCCGAGGACGATCCCTCGCCGGGGTCCTGTGACCCAGGGGACTGCTCGCTGCGTGAGGCCGTGATCGCCGCCAACACCAGCCCGGGCCAGGACCGCATCACCTTCGACGGCCCCGGCGTCATCGCCCTCGCCCGGGTCGACGCGATCTCGGAGACCGAGGCCACGAACGACCTGGACATCACTGACGACGTGGTGATCGCCGGTCCCACGGACGGCGACACCGTCGCGATCACACCGGCCGCGATGAGTGGCGTGGAAGCGCGGGTCTTCGACGTGCAGGCCGGGACGGCGCTGATCACCGATCTCCTGCTCCGAGACGGCGAGAGCACCACGGGCGGCGGTGCCGTGCGCGTGCGGGAGGGAGCCGCGCTCGCCCTCGGTGGGATGACGTTCCGCACGAACCGGGCCAGCATCGGCGGGGCGATCCACGTCGACGGGGGCGAGCTGACGGTGGAGGACTCGACGTTCGATCGCAATGGCGCGAACAGCCGCGGCGGTGCCATCGCCACCACGGCGGCACAGGCCCTCGACGTCTCGACCAGTGTGTTCGAGGGCAACGCCGCCGGTCGTGCCTGCTGTCAGCAGACGGCGGCGAGCGGCTCCGGCGGGGCGATCTCCCTCGACGGCGCGACCGGGCCGGCGACGCTGGACCAGTCGACGTTCACCCGGAACGTCGTGGAGGAGGATGGCGTCCCCGGAGGCCAGGGCGGGGCGGTCGACGCGAGGACTGCCGTGACCGTGTCCAACTCCGTCTTCGACACCAATGGTGGTCCCCTCACGGCCGTCGGTGGCGCCGTCAGCCTCGACAGTGCCGGGCCGACCGTCTCCGAGATCATCAACACGACCCTCGCGGGTAATGCGGCACGCACTGCCGGCGGCGGGCTCTTCCTGAGCAACGGCAGCCTGTTGCAGGTCGGGTCGAGCACGGTCGCCCGCAACCTGGCCACGGCGGACGACGGAGGTCGAGGTGGCGGCATCAGCGTCGGCGGGGTCGGAGCGGTGCTCCAGCTGACCAACACGACCATCAGCGGGAACCAGTCGTCGCTGGGCGGGGGCGGGATCCATATCGCCGATGACCAGCTGACGCGATCGCCGGCGAGTGTGCGACAGCCCGCAACCCTGGTGGAGCTGACGCACGCCACGGTGGTGGACAACGGCGGTTCTGCGGCGATCGCCAGCCAGACGGCAGGCAGCCGGATCAGCGTCGCGAGCACGATCATCGCGGCTGGCCGCTCGGCCAACTGCTTCACCCCGGAGCCCGGCCAGCTCGAGTCGCTGGGCCACAATCTCGAGTCAGCGGACCAGTGCAACCTCGACCAGACGACCGACCTCCCCGGCACCGATCCGATGATCAGGCCGTTGGCTGAGGACTCCGGCGTGCCGCAGGGGGCGGCGGGCGACCGCAGTGGGGAAGCACACGCCCTACGAGCGGGGTCCCCGGCCATCGACGCAGCTGATCCCGATCGGTGCCCTGACCCGATCGCCGTGGACCAGCGGGGTGTGCCGCGACCCCAGCAAGACCACTGCGACATCGGGGCCTACGAGCTCATCGGCGCGTTCGATCTCGCGCTGGCCAAGTCGGTCTCGCCGCGCGCCATGAACGTCGGCGAGACGGCGACGTTCACCCTCGCGATCAGCAACCCGTCGCCGTCCACCCCGGGCTCTGTGGTCGTGACCGACGTCGTCCCGGACGGCCTGTCCATCACAGCCGCCACAGCGACGCAGGGGTCCTGCGAGCCACCCGCCGGTCAGACACTCACGTGTGCGCTGGGTGAGGTGGAGGTCGATGCAACCGTGATGGTCACCGTCGCCGTCAGGGCAACGACCGCCGCGACCTACACGAACACGGCCACGACGATCATCGATGCGGGAGCCGGTGACGACGACCCGGAGAACAACGCCGCCTCCGCCACGCTGGTGGTCCAGGAGACTGGCGTCGGCTGCAGCGGTGGGACCAGCCAGGCTGGACCGACCATCAGCGACGGGATCACCCGGATCGATGGGCTGAATCGGATCCAGACGGCGATCGCCAGCTCTCTGGCGGCCTGCGGAGCGGGGGACGCACCGGCCGTGGTCCTCACCCGCTCCGACCTCTTCCCCGACGCGCAGGCCGGGACGCCGCTCGCGGTGTCACTCGGTGCACCGCTCCTGCTGTCTCAGCCGGACTCGTTGAGCGTCGAGACCGAGGACGAGATCCGCCGCGTGCTCCTCGACGGTGGCACGGTGTACCTGCTGGGCGGCGAGGTGGCCCTGTCGACCGAGGTCGAGCAGCGCCTGGCCGACCTCGGGTACGGCACCGTGCGGTACGCCGGCCAGAACCGATTCGAGACGGCCACGACCATCGCAGAGGACGGCCTGGGCAGCCCATCGACCGTGCTCGTCGCCGACGGCGGCGACTTCGCGGACTCGATCGTGGCCGGCGCCGCCTCGGCAGGCATCGACACGATCTCGGACACCGAACCGACCGAGACCGAACCGAGAGAGACCGGACCGACAGAGACCGGACCGACGGAAGCCGCGTCCGCCGGAGCGGCCATCCTGCTCACCAGCGACATCACGGTGCCGCCGGAGACCCGCGACTTCCTCGCCCGGCAGGTGACGCCGCCGACCGTGATCGCCATCGGTGCAGCTGCCGCGACGGCCTTCCCCGACGCCGAGGCGGTCAGCGGGCCGACCCGGTTCGAGACCGCCGTCGCCGTCGCCGAGCGGTTCTTCGAGACGCCCACGGCGGTCGGGATCGCGCGAGCCGACGCCTTCCCCGACGGACTCTCCGGCGGGGCCCTGGTCGGCCGCCCGATCGTCGGCCCGGGACCGATCATCCTGACGGCGAGCGACGCGCTGCCATCCGCCGCCGAGGGCTACCTCACCACCAACGCGGACACCATCGAACGGGCTCTGATCTTCGGCGGGACGGCAGCCGTGGATGCGGAGGTCGAGATGGCGATCGCCGCGGCACTCGGGCTGTAG
- a CDS encoding potassium channel family protein: MSRQFLVIGVGRFGSAIASTLFDFGQEVVAIDQDEEALESVMHSVTHAAVVDATDDEALTKLGLRDFDTVIVAIGDNLEASILATVAAKAAGARYVISKADRRMTARILASVGADEVVRPEHDMGFRLARQLASPNEVAALELGPEHSIVEVETRDRLCGTLENLELPSRFGVNVIAVHRSDDIIVGPGADFEIREGDRIVVIGRNENFDALRDHVAG, translated from the coding sequence GTGAGTCGGCAGTTCCTGGTCATCGGCGTCGGGCGGTTCGGCAGCGCCATCGCGAGCACCCTGTTCGACTTCGGGCAGGAGGTCGTCGCCATCGACCAGGACGAGGAGGCCCTGGAGTCCGTCATGCACTCCGTGACCCACGCCGCCGTGGTCGACGCGACCGATGACGAGGCCCTCACCAAGCTGGGCCTGCGTGACTTCGACACCGTCATCGTGGCCATCGGCGACAACCTCGAGGCCAGCATCCTGGCCACGGTCGCGGCCAAGGCGGCCGGCGCGCGATACGTCATCAGCAAGGCTGACCGCCGCATGACGGCGCGGATCCTGGCCAGCGTCGGCGCCGACGAGGTGGTGCGCCCCGAACACGACATGGGGTTCCGTCTGGCCCGGCAGTTGGCCTCCCCGAACGAGGTCGCGGCACTGGAGCTCGGTCCTGAGCACTCGATCGTCGAGGTCGAGACCCGCGACCGACTGTGCGGCACGCTGGAGAACCTCGAGTTGCCCTCCCGCTTCGGCGTCAACGTGATCGCCGTTCACCGCTCGGATGACATCATCGTCGGGCCTGGGGCGGACTTCGAGATTCGTGAGGGCGACCGGATCGTGGTCATCGGCCGCAACGAGAACTTCGACGCGCTACGGGACCACGTTGCCGGGTAG
- a CDS encoding TrkH family potassium uptake protein, whose translation MSSWSDGDPDLSPSQIIALSFAGLIAVGTLLLALPISHGAERVGILDAAFTATSAVCVTGLIVVDTGTAFSGFGQIVIATLFQLGGLGLLTFGTFLALATGRRLGYGERLRLQQQVSATEIGGLVGLIRSIGSIVLITELIGALLLYTRFVETEGVGRGAWFSLFHSISAFNNAGFSLYPDSLVRYVGDPIVNATVIGLIIAGGLGFIVFANLDHSIRGPKRVTLTLHTKMTLRITVFLLASGTVAIMVFEWSNPATLADMSLGSRLLASVFQSTTARTAGFNTLDYAEMNPATLLLTMLLMFIGGNPGSTAGGIKTITFYVLVVSIWSVIRGRGDAVVFGRRLPTATVVRAGAISFGAVMIGGAALTLLAFIEPDIPFLPLMFETVSALGTVGLSMGATGELSSAGKCVIILLMYLGRIGFLTFALALVERQRSARHSYLAEEVVIG comes from the coding sequence ATGAGCTCTTGGTCCGACGGCGATCCGGACCTCTCGCCCTCCCAGATCATCGCCCTGTCCTTCGCCGGGCTGATCGCCGTGGGCACGCTCCTGCTGGCCCTCCCGATCTCCCACGGCGCCGAACGGGTCGGCATCCTCGATGCGGCGTTCACGGCCACCAGTGCCGTCTGCGTGACGGGCCTGATCGTCGTCGACACGGGCACGGCGTTCAGTGGGTTCGGCCAGATCGTCATCGCCACCCTCTTCCAGTTGGGCGGACTGGGCCTGCTGACCTTCGGGACCTTCCTCGCCCTGGCCACAGGGCGCCGCCTGGGGTACGGCGAACGGCTCCGCCTGCAGCAGCAGGTCAGCGCGACGGAGATCGGCGGTCTGGTGGGTCTGATCCGCTCGATCGGCTCGATCGTCCTGATCACCGAGCTGATCGGGGCCCTGCTGCTGTACACCCGCTTCGTCGAGACCGAAGGGGTCGGACGAGGTGCGTGGTTCTCGCTCTTCCACAGCATCTCGGCGTTCAACAACGCCGGCTTCTCCCTCTACCCGGACAGTCTGGTGCGCTACGTCGGTGACCCGATCGTCAACGCCACCGTCATCGGGCTGATCATCGCCGGCGGCCTCGGCTTCATCGTGTTCGCGAACCTGGACCACTCGATTCGGGGTCCCAAGCGGGTGACGTTGACGCTTCACACGAAGATGACGCTGCGCATCACGGTGTTCCTGCTGGCCAGCGGGACCGTCGCGATCATGGTCTTCGAGTGGAGCAACCCGGCAACGCTTGCGGACATGTCCCTGGGCAGTCGCCTGCTCGCCTCGGTCTTCCAGTCGACGACGGCCAGGACAGCCGGGTTCAACACGCTCGACTATGCCGAGATGAACCCGGCCACGCTCCTGCTCACCATGCTGCTGATGTTCATCGGCGGAAACCCGGGCTCAACAGCTGGTGGGATCAAGACGATCACCTTCTACGTGCTCGTGGTCAGCATCTGGAGCGTCATCCGGGGACGCGGGGATGCGGTCGTGTTCGGCCGGCGACTGCCGACGGCAACCGTCGTCCGGGCCGGCGCCATCAGCTTCGGTGCGGTCATGATCGGCGGCGCCGCCCTCACCCTGCTGGCCTTCATCGAGCCAGACATCCCGTTCCTGCCGCTGATGTTCGAGACGGTCTCCGCCCTGGGGACCGTGGGCCTGTCCATGGGGGCCACCGGTGAGCTGAGCAGCGCCGGCAAGTGTGTCATCATCCTGCTCATGTACCTGGGACGGATCGGCTTCCTGACGTTTGCCCTGGCCCTGGTCGAACGACAGCGCTCGGCCCGGCACTCCTACCTGGCGGAGGAAGTGGTGATCGGGTGA